A window of the Gordonia humi genome harbors these coding sequences:
- a CDS encoding PTS fructose transporter subunit IIABC: MSEPIITPSLVLLDADAGADTDAVVRRLAGLVGQAGRSTDPADLIDGALAREASSPTGLPGGIAIPHARAESVTVATLAMARLSNPVDFGAPDGPADIVFLIAAPAGAGSEHMKVLSALARALVRPEFVQSLRKAPDADTIVDLVTEAVAPRPAPTPAPEPAAATPEPATATVDTATDAADAPSRTSVLAITACPTGIAHTYMAADALKLAAERADVEFAVETQGSSGTTPFTARQIADADAVIFATDVGVKGRDRFAGKPVVESGVKRGINEPDAMIAEAVAVSTDPHARTVAAGDGESSADEAANGVGIGGRLKQALLTGVSYMIPFVAAGGLLMALGFLIAGYEIGSSNLSPDMSDGAYVALNNSLWNLPAGGLAQYIGGVCFAIGNTAMGLMVAVLAGYIAYAIADRPGLAPGFTAGVIAVTVGGGFIGGIVGGLIAGVIALWISRIPLPQWARGLQPVVIIPLIATLVTGVVMFMLLARPLSWVNTELEDALNSMSGTSKIVLGIVIGLMMCFDLGGPVNKAAYAVGVAGLGTAGASIGQWEFMAAVMAAGMVPPLALALATVLRPSLFTEPERENGKAAWLLGASFISEGAIPFAAADPFRVIPPMMLGGAVTGALTMAMSVQLRAPHGGVFVMFAMNGTWWKFLIAIVVGMVVAAVGVIVTKQIKAGAPRQTPDAVSA; encoded by the coding sequence ATGTCCGAACCCATCATCACACCGTCGCTGGTGCTGCTCGACGCCGATGCCGGCGCCGACACCGACGCGGTGGTCCGCCGCCTGGCCGGCCTGGTTGGCCAGGCGGGTCGGTCCACCGATCCCGCCGATCTGATCGACGGCGCCCTCGCGCGGGAGGCCAGCTCGCCGACGGGCCTGCCCGGCGGCATCGCGATCCCGCACGCACGCGCCGAATCGGTCACCGTCGCGACCCTGGCCATGGCACGACTGTCGAATCCGGTCGACTTCGGCGCGCCGGACGGCCCGGCCGACATCGTGTTCCTCATCGCGGCCCCCGCCGGTGCGGGCAGTGAACACATGAAGGTGCTCAGCGCCCTGGCGCGCGCACTGGTGCGCCCCGAGTTCGTTCAGAGCCTGCGCAAAGCCCCCGACGCCGACACCATCGTCGACCTGGTCACCGAGGCGGTCGCTCCCCGGCCCGCACCGACCCCCGCTCCGGAGCCCGCGGCCGCCACTCCGGAGCCCGCGACCGCGACCGTCGACACCGCGACCGACGCCGCGGACGCCCCGTCGCGCACCTCGGTACTGGCGATCACCGCCTGCCCCACCGGCATCGCCCACACCTACATGGCCGCCGACGCCCTCAAACTCGCCGCCGAACGCGCCGACGTCGAGTTCGCCGTCGAGACGCAGGGATCCAGCGGCACCACGCCGTTCACCGCGCGGCAGATCGCCGACGCCGACGCGGTGATCTTCGCCACCGATGTGGGGGTGAAGGGACGCGACCGCTTCGCGGGTAAACCGGTCGTCGAATCCGGCGTCAAACGCGGTATCAACGAACCCGACGCGATGATCGCCGAAGCGGTCGCCGTATCCACCGACCCGCACGCGCGCACCGTCGCCGCGGGCGACGGCGAGTCGTCCGCCGACGAGGCCGCGAACGGTGTCGGCATCGGCGGTCGCCTCAAGCAGGCGCTGCTGACCGGTGTCAGCTACATGATCCCGTTCGTGGCGGCGGGCGGTCTGCTCATGGCCCTCGGCTTCCTCATCGCGGGCTACGAGATCGGCAGCAGCAACCTGTCGCCGGACATGTCCGACGGCGCGTACGTCGCGCTGAACAACAGTCTGTGGAATCTCCCGGCCGGCGGCCTGGCCCAGTACATCGGCGGCGTGTGCTTCGCCATCGGCAACACGGCGATGGGCCTGATGGTCGCGGTGCTGGCCGGCTACATCGCGTACGCGATCGCCGATCGGCCCGGTCTGGCGCCTGGCTTCACCGCGGGCGTGATCGCGGTGACGGTGGGCGGCGGCTTCATCGGCGGCATCGTCGGCGGTCTGATCGCCGGTGTCATCGCCCTGTGGATCTCCCGAATCCCGCTGCCCCAGTGGGCGCGCGGGCTCCAACCGGTGGTCATCATCCCGTTGATCGCCACCCTGGTGACCGGCGTCGTCATGTTCATGCTGCTCGCGCGGCCGCTGTCGTGGGTCAACACCGAGCTCGAGGACGCCCTCAACTCCATGTCGGGCACCTCGAAGATCGTGCTGGGCATCGTGATCGGCCTGATGATGTGCTTCGACCTCGGCGGACCGGTCAACAAGGCCGCCTACGCGGTCGGCGTCGCCGGTCTCGGCACCGCCGGTGCGAGCATCGGCCAATGGGAGTTCATGGCGGCGGTGATGGCGGCGGGCATGGTTCCTCCGCTCGCTCTCGCATTGGCGACCGTCCTGCGCCCGAGCCTGTTCACCGAGCCCGAACGCGAGAACGGCAAGGCCGCCTGGCTCCTGGGCGCGTCGTTCATCTCCGAGGGCGCCATCCCGTTCGCGGCCGCCGACCCGTTCCGGGTGATCCCGCCGATGATGCTCGGCGGGGCGGTGACCGGAGCGTTGACGATGGCCATGAGCGTGCAGCTGCGGGCCCCGCACGGCGGCGTGTTCGTCATGTTCGCGATGAACGGGACGTGGTGGAAGTTCCTGATCGCTATTGTCGTTGGCATGGTGGTCGCGGCGGTCGGCGTGATCGTCACCAAGCAGATCAAGGCCGGCGCCCCGAGACAGACTCCCGACGCAGTGTCCGCGTGA
- a CDS encoding hexose kinase, whose amino-acid sequence MILTVTANPSIDRTIELDGPLHPGAVHRTRSVGDQPGGKGVNVARVVSAVGVDALAVVPARPDDPFVRHLDDVGLHRAAVDVACDVRVNLTVADPSGVTTKINAPGAGLDAAEAAALTRTVVELAAGADWLALCGSLPPGLPEDWYGDLVERLRDTDVRVAVDTSGPALARAAAARPGLLKPNSEELAELTGADAGALETAAAHGDPSAAADASAALAASTSGAVLTTLGGAGALLATGDGVWFATAPTIRVRSTVGAGDSSLAGYLIADRRRFAPADRLRHAVAYGSAAAALPGTTPPTPDLLDEAGVTVTRLS is encoded by the coding sequence ATGATCCTGACCGTCACCGCCAACCCGAGCATCGATCGCACGATCGAGCTCGACGGGCCCCTGCACCCGGGCGCGGTCCACCGCACCCGGTCGGTGGGCGATCAGCCCGGCGGCAAGGGCGTCAATGTGGCCCGCGTCGTCTCCGCGGTGGGTGTGGACGCGCTCGCCGTCGTGCCCGCGCGCCCCGACGACCCGTTCGTACGCCATCTCGACGACGTCGGCCTGCACCGCGCGGCCGTCGACGTTGCCTGCGACGTCCGCGTCAATCTGACCGTGGCCGACCCGAGCGGGGTCACCACCAAGATCAACGCGCCGGGCGCCGGTCTCGACGCGGCCGAGGCGGCCGCACTGACCCGCACCGTCGTCGAACTCGCCGCGGGCGCGGACTGGTTGGCCCTGTGCGGGTCACTGCCGCCCGGACTTCCCGAAGACTGGTACGGCGACCTCGTCGAACGCCTTCGCGACACCGATGTCCGGGTCGCCGTCGACACCTCCGGCCCGGCGCTGGCCCGCGCGGCCGCCGCCCGGCCAGGCCTCCTGAAGCCCAACTCCGAGGAACTCGCCGAACTCACCGGCGCCGACGCGGGCGCACTCGAAACGGCCGCCGCACACGGCGATCCGTCCGCGGCCGCCGACGCATCGGCCGCCCTGGCCGCCTCGACGAGCGGGGCCGTGCTGACCACCCTCGGCGGCGCCGGAGCACTGTTGGCCACAGGCGACGGCGTCTGGTTCGCGACGGCGCCGACGATCCGCGTGCGGAGCACCGTCGGCGCCGGCGACTCATCGCTGGCCGGCTATCTGATCGCCGACCGGCGACGGTTCGCGCCCGCCGACCGGCTCCGCCACGCCGTCGCGTACGGCTCGGCCGCCGCCGCGCTGCCCGGTACCACTCCCCCGACTCCCGACCTGCTCGACGAGGCAGGCGTCACCGTCACCCGACTCTCCTAG
- a CDS encoding DeoR/GlpR family DNA-binding transcription regulator, which yields MYAEERQQAIAAQVRERGRVSVTELADRFDVTGETVRRDLAALQRAGSLVRVHGGAVRLDVAAVVDEPDLSVRETSCRPQKAAIGAAAQRFLPPDGGAVLFDAGTTTFQAANAMSGDARHQLVTNSLPIAASFTHLSRSSAVLLGGRLRPKTQSAVGADTVEALRRLHLSVGFIGANGLTAAHGVSTPDPDEAAVKRAMIAACDLVVVLADSSKLNRQELVSFGSLDDIDVLVTDDGIDSAFASTLSAHDIEVVIA from the coding sequence ATGTACGCCGAAGAACGCCAACAGGCGATCGCCGCCCAGGTCCGCGAACGCGGCCGGGTGTCGGTCACCGAGTTGGCCGACCGCTTCGACGTCACCGGTGAGACGGTTCGACGCGACCTCGCCGCCCTCCAGCGGGCGGGCAGCCTGGTCCGAGTCCACGGCGGCGCCGTCCGACTCGACGTCGCCGCGGTGGTCGACGAGCCGGATCTGAGTGTCCGCGAGACATCGTGTCGCCCGCAGAAGGCCGCCATCGGCGCCGCCGCCCAGCGGTTCCTCCCGCCGGACGGCGGTGCCGTCCTCTTCGATGCGGGAACCACGACGTTCCAGGCGGCGAACGCGATGAGCGGCGACGCCCGGCACCAATTGGTCACCAACAGCCTGCCGATCGCGGCATCGTTCACACACCTGTCCCGCTCGAGTGCGGTGCTCCTGGGCGGACGTCTCCGCCCCAAGACCCAGTCCGCGGTCGGCGCGGACACCGTCGAGGCGTTGCGCCGCCTGCACTTGAGCGTCGGATTCATCGGTGCCAACGGACTCACCGCGGCCCACGGCGTCTCCACACCCGACCCCGACGAGGCCGCGGTCAAACGCGCGATGATCGCCGCCTGCGATCTGGTCGTGGTCCTGGCCGACTCGTCCAAGCTCAACCGTCAGGAGCTCGTCAGCTTCGGTTCGCTCGACGACATCGACGTCCTCGTCACCGACGACGGCATCGACAGCGCCTTCGCCTCCACCCTCTCCGCCCACGACATCGAGGTGGTCATCGCATGA
- a CDS encoding phosphoenolpyruvate--protein phosphotransferase: MTQSDTSSTASATNPFDASVVVAGTPVVGGLAYGPVIRVGDRPRIDTAAPDLAEDEREEQKDAFTRAAEAVGARLADRASHSTGVSAEVLTATAGLARDRGWISTAAGLIDAGTPAPAAAAAATEKFVEMFTKLGGLMAERVTDLRDVRDRVIAELLGLPEPGIPTPDVPSILCADDLAPADTAGLDPDLVVGLAMRLGGPSSHTAIIARQLGIPCVVAAADLDQIVSGAMGYVDGTTGEVGSDPDAALIEAAVARARDQAAAAAAWRGPGVTADGHPVAILANVADGVSARTASSAPVEGVGLFRTELAFLDRATEPTVEEQTALYREVIDAFAGQKVVIRTLDAGSDKPLRFVETEEEPNPAMGVRGNRTAVAHPEIRRGQLDALAAAAEGVASVPWVMAPMIATVDEAREFAEQVRSRGLVPGVMVEVPSAAVLADAILAEVDFVSIGTNDLTQYTMAADRMSPELASLTDPWQPAVLSLIGMVGAAGERAGKNVGVCGEAAADPLLACVLVGLGVRSLSSAPAASPAVGLKLSAVSMAQCRDAARAASTATSAIAAREAARAVIG; this comes from the coding sequence ATGACGCAGAGCGACACCTCTTCCACCGCCTCCGCCACCAATCCGTTCGACGCCTCGGTCGTCGTCGCCGGCACCCCGGTCGTCGGTGGACTCGCCTACGGTCCGGTGATCCGGGTGGGCGACCGTCCGCGGATCGACACCGCGGCGCCGGACCTGGCCGAGGACGAGCGGGAGGAGCAGAAGGACGCGTTCACGCGTGCGGCCGAGGCGGTCGGCGCGCGACTGGCCGATCGCGCGTCCCACAGCACGGGGGTGTCCGCCGAGGTGCTCACCGCCACCGCGGGCCTCGCACGCGACCGCGGATGGATCTCCACCGCGGCGGGCCTCATCGACGCGGGCACACCGGCGCCGGCGGCCGCCGCGGCCGCCACCGAGAAGTTCGTCGAGATGTTCACCAAGCTCGGCGGTCTCATGGCCGAACGCGTCACCGACCTGCGAGACGTGCGCGACCGGGTGATCGCCGAACTCCTCGGGCTGCCCGAGCCGGGGATACCCACGCCGGACGTTCCGTCGATCCTCTGCGCCGACGATCTCGCTCCCGCCGATACCGCCGGCCTGGATCCCGACCTCGTCGTCGGCCTGGCGATGCGATTGGGCGGCCCGAGCAGCCATACGGCGATCATCGCGCGCCAACTCGGCATCCCGTGCGTCGTCGCGGCGGCGGACCTCGATCAGATCGTGTCGGGTGCGATGGGCTATGTGGACGGGACGACCGGTGAGGTCGGGTCCGATCCGGACGCGGCGTTGATCGAAGCCGCCGTCGCCCGGGCCCGCGATCAGGCCGCGGCCGCGGCGGCGTGGCGCGGTCCGGGAGTCACCGCGGACGGGCATCCGGTCGCGATCCTGGCCAACGTCGCGGACGGCGTCTCGGCGCGTACGGCCTCCTCGGCGCCCGTCGAAGGCGTCGGCCTGTTCCGGACCGAACTGGCGTTCCTGGATCGGGCCACCGAGCCCACCGTCGAGGAGCAGACCGCGCTCTACCGCGAGGTGATCGACGCGTTCGCGGGACAGAAGGTCGTCATCCGCACTCTCGACGCGGGATCGGACAAGCCGCTGCGGTTCGTCGAGACCGAGGAGGAACCGAATCCGGCGATGGGCGTGCGTGGAAACCGCACCGCCGTCGCGCATCCGGAGATCCGCCGCGGCCAACTCGACGCGCTCGCCGCGGCCGCGGAAGGGGTGGCGTCCGTGCCGTGGGTCATGGCGCCGATGATCGCCACGGTCGACGAGGCGCGTGAGTTCGCGGAGCAGGTGCGCTCACGCGGTCTGGTACCGGGTGTGATGGTCGAGGTGCCGTCGGCGGCGGTTCTGGCCGATGCGATCCTCGCCGAGGTCGACTTCGTCTCGATCGGCACCAACGATCTGACGCAGTACACGATGGCCGCCGATCGGATGTCCCCCGAGCTGGCGTCGCTGACCGATCCCTGGCAGCCCGCCGTGCTGTCCCTCATCGGCATGGTCGGCGCGGCGGGCGAACGGGCGGGCAAGAACGTCGGCGTGTGCGGTGAGGCGGCGGCAGACCCGCTCCTGGCGTGCGTGCTGGTGGGTCTGGGCGTGCGATCGCTCTCGTCGGCCCCCGCCGCGTCGCCGGCCGTCGGGCTCAAGTTGAGCGCCGTGAGCATGGCTCAGTGTCGCGACGCCGCCCGGGCAGCCTCGACCGCGACGAGTGCGATCGCCGCCCGCGAGGCCGCCCGAGCAGTGATCGGCTAG
- the lexA gene encoding transcriptional repressor LexA, with protein sequence MTDEPDPLLSTSTLEASLTQRQREVLEVIRKSVRERGYPPSIREIGEAVGLTSTSSVAHQLRTLERRGLLKRDPHRPRAVNVRDDNRTPPADDSSESLPRPTFVPVLGRIAAGGPILAEQAVEDVFPMPKELVGDGSLFMLRVVGESMVDAAICDGDWVVVRQQNVAENGDIVAAMIDGEATVKTFKRRDGHVWLMPHNEHFDPIPGDDAAILGKVVTVMRRI encoded by the coding sequence ATGACTGACGAGCCCGACCCCCTGCTCTCGACCTCGACCCTGGAGGCGTCCCTGACGCAGCGCCAGCGGGAGGTGCTCGAGGTCATTCGCAAGTCGGTCCGCGAACGCGGCTACCCGCCCAGCATCCGAGAGATCGGTGAGGCCGTCGGCCTCACCTCCACATCGTCGGTGGCGCACCAGCTCCGCACGCTCGAGCGTCGCGGACTGCTCAAGCGCGATCCGCATCGCCCCCGGGCGGTCAACGTGCGCGACGACAACCGCACCCCTCCTGCCGACGACTCGTCGGAGTCGCTGCCGAGGCCGACGTTCGTCCCGGTGCTCGGTCGCATCGCCGCGGGTGGTCCGATCCTGGCCGAGCAGGCGGTCGAGGACGTCTTCCCGATGCCCAAGGAACTCGTCGGCGACGGATCGCTCTTCATGCTCCGCGTGGTCGGCGAGTCGATGGTCGACGCCGCCATCTGCGACGGCGACTGGGTGGTGGTGCGTCAGCAGAACGTCGCCGAGAACGGCGACATCGTCGCCGCGATGATCGACGGCGAGGCCACCGTCAAGACGTTCAAGCGTCGGGACGGACACGTGTGGCTGATGCCGCACAACGAACACTTCGATCCGATTCCCGGCGACGACGCCGCGATCCTCGGCAAAGTGGTCACCGTGATGCGCCGCATCTGA
- a CDS encoding LysM peptidoglycan-binding domain-containing protein codes for MVLTIEQEFFEQTIDEEHPMSQALISRTDEQYVRAPKRIRESTMTCDVPVVRLRPVASADTVRAGERCRPTGRPPRRTGDPASRRGEQPKQWEPRARSAVSAETFEHSARAVAPSRHSNIDPAIRRRRTIGALGVGAVLAGAVWLVAVVGSNVEDAATPSTPGSTQVVHVRTGESLSDVAQRIAPTLPVAGVVEQLRELNHLDTAGLRVSQPLVAPAYR; via the coding sequence ATGGTGTTAACTATCGAACAAGAGTTCTTCGAACAGACGATCGATGAGGAGCATCCGATGAGTCAGGCACTGATCTCGCGCACCGACGAGCAGTACGTCCGCGCTCCCAAGCGCATCCGTGAGAGCACTATGACCTGCGACGTTCCGGTCGTCCGGCTGCGGCCTGTCGCATCGGCCGACACGGTGCGGGCGGGCGAGCGATGCCGACCGACGGGACGGCCGCCGCGTCGAACGGGCGACCCCGCGAGCCGCCGCGGCGAGCAGCCGAAGCAGTGGGAGCCGCGCGCTCGGAGTGCCGTGTCCGCGGAGACGTTCGAACATTCGGCGAGGGCGGTGGCGCCGAGTCGGCATTCGAACATCGACCCGGCGATCCGGCGTCGACGAACGATCGGCGCGCTCGGGGTGGGTGCCGTGCTCGCCGGTGCCGTCTGGCTGGTCGCCGTCGTCGGTTCGAACGTCGAGGACGCGGCCACGCCCTCGACGCCGGGCAGCACCCAGGTGGTTCATGTGCGGACCGGGGAGTCGCTCTCGGACGTCGCGCAGCGGATCGCGCCGACGCTTCCCGTCGCGGGCGTCGTGGAGCAGCTGCGCGAACTGAATCACCTCGACACCGCGGGCCTGCGGGTCAGTCAGCCGCTCGTGGCGCCTGCGTACCGCTAG
- the nrdR gene encoding transcriptional regulator NrdR, which translates to MRCPFCKNDDTRVVDSRVGDDGMAIRRRRSCAECGRRFSTVETAVLSVLKRNGVSEPFSREKVMKGVRRACQGRHVNEDELAKLASQVEDAVRGSGSAEIPSNEVGLAILRPLRDLDEVAYLRFASVYKSFESADDFQHEIDELRNRV; encoded by the coding sequence ATGCGCTGCCCGTTCTGCAAGAACGACGACACACGAGTGGTGGACTCCCGCGTCGGAGACGACGGCATGGCGATCCGCCGCCGTCGATCGTGCGCGGAGTGCGGTCGCCGATTCAGCACCGTCGAGACCGCGGTCCTCTCCGTCCTGAAACGCAACGGCGTGTCTGAGCCGTTCAGTCGCGAGAAGGTCATGAAGGGTGTTCGCCGTGCCTGCCAGGGAAGGCATGTCAACGAGGACGAACTCGCGAAGCTCGCGTCGCAGGTCGAGGACGCGGTTCGCGGGTCGGGTTCGGCGGAGATCCCCAGCAACGAGGTGGGACTGGCGATCCTGCGACCGCTCCGTGATCTCGACGAGGTCGCCTACCTGCGGTTCGCGTCGGTCTACAAGTCGTTCGAGTCCGCGGACGACTTCCAACACGAGATCGACGAGCTGCGCAATCGCGTGTGA